The Meriones unguiculatus strain TT.TT164.6M chromosome 18, Bangor_MerUng_6.1, whole genome shotgun sequence genome segment CTAATGTAAGTTAGTTCAGGTTAATCTTTTTGAGAGAATTTTCTAACTTTTCATTTCGATTTATAATCAGTATTTCATTGGGGACTAGAGTATATTATGACTAAGCAATAAAACTTAGAAACCTAAAAAGAAAACTTTCGTTGCCATTTAGTCATCTTCTTTGTATTTGTGTTGCCACattgtaaagcaaaagaaaacctCACCATCTGCTTAAACTGCTGACCCCAAACCCGAGTCAGTTTGTTTCTCCGCTTTAAATTGTGGATTAGAATTCATTTTTATGAAGAACTCTCATGAACCCTGTGTCATTAGAAAGGTAGCTTATGAATTATACCCCAGGCTGTATAATAGTGGGAAATGCCTTTGGTATATAACTCGCAAAACCTAAATAAGTTTGTTGGTCATGATACTAAGTTTTCATGCTTTGTAAACAGCACTAGTTTTTAAGTTTTGCCGAAAAAGATGTATGCTTCCAGTGAATATTTGCACCTTGTTCTTACATGAAATACTTTTCTTGTTCTATTATGCTTAGTTTACATACCTGTTATTGTGACCATCCAAACCAGGATGTATGTGAATGCAGATATCCATAGTGCAGACATAAAAAAGGTTATcacaaaataatttttccaaaactttctTCTGCAGTCTGGTGTTGTCAGAAAAAGTAATGTAATAATAGGAAGAGAGAGtacccaaaaaattctctttaagtCTGCTTCAGGCATGCTGAAAACACTTGGTGGATCTGTTGtgggaaaaaataaacaatacagTTTATGTTAGGCCCATGTAGAAGGCTGTTTTGGAGTAAATTAGCTGTATACATTTTTGAAAGACttgtctagaacagtggttctcaacccgtgggttgCGACAGGGTTGAACAACTGTTTCACAGGATCACCTAACGCCACCAGAAAACAGAGacacttacattacaattcataacagtgaaattatagttatgaaatagcaacaaaaatgattttatggttgggggtcaccacaacttgaggaacgATTGAGTATCAAAGAGTTGTAGCATTTAGGGAGTTTTGAAGACTGCTGGTCTAGAACATTTGAATTAACTTCATTACTGTTCTTGCTGGTCAAAAGTGACTTAACTGAAACGAGGCAGACAATATAAGCTGTGGTGTTCAACATCCCTTCACCAAGGGCTTGAACTATCTACTGAATGTGCTGTTGACAGTGTTTACAAAATAGGAAGTAGGACTGTCTGGTGTCACTAGGGACTTTGTGCTTTTAGAATTAACTTGGCTTTTCTCCCAGCTATTTCACTCCCCCGCCCTTTCCCAAAATTTGTTGATGCTTATGCCTTGTTGTATACTAATACATGGTTGGGGAATGTTCCATcattttcattgtgtctcatcaCTTAATAATTCAGGTTCACAGTTGCTAGAAGGAATTTAGAGAAGATTGGACCTAGGAGCCCCTTGGCATAACTCTGGGGTGTGTGATCTGGGGCCAGGGATGAGTAGATTGGATAAAAGTGGGACTGGGCTGTAAACTAACTTATATGTCACTTATGCGAAGGTTGGATCAAATCACAAATATTATAACTCATAAACAATGCACCATAAATTCACATCATTTTGACTTGTTCTTTTGAGGTTGTTAAAAATCTCTTCTACCTTAAAGACTAAAAAGTATGTTTTGTAACAAtgtcatgtttaatttttttaaagtagtaaaTTAGAAGCTTACTTCTTAATCATTTAGCTGAAATTGAATCAATTTTATAAAGTTTTCTGGTTAGAAATGACATATTGAACATACCAACCTCCTGTTTAGCTTCTCCTTCATAGTGTTCAAATCTCACCTTTTTCTGTATTCTATTCTTCCAAACCATTCCATTTACCTCAAAAGTTGTTAAAAGTTGTCCCTTTTTTTCTTAGCCCATGAAGACCCAAGCCCCAGCGTTATCTATggtccctctctgcctctgcacGGTTCCCCTGCTGGCACAGTTTGCTGATGCTTCTACATTGTCTCACAGCGTGCTCACTTTCACCTCCACTGCCCTGTCTCTGCTTTGTTCATGTCCTGTGTCTTCTTTCAGTATCCTGTGAGCACTGAGTGAGGGCAAGGTCCCTAAAGCAGCTCCATGACTTTTTCCTCATAAACCTTCCAAGCTCCTCGCAGTTCCTTGCAAGACTACTGCACTTCCTTCTTGTCCACTCCTCTGCTCCTTCACTTGAATGTGCTGTCTTAGCTCTTTCTATGCACGCATGTGTACAGGCCTTTGCTGGTGTCCCCTGGTCTCAGTCTCGTAGGGTGCTTGCAGCTGCATCATCTTAAACAATGAAGGTGTCGGTTgttgcttcctgactgcagtgTCAGATTACTGAGGTACAGCCTTTCCAGTTCCACAAGGCCCAGTTCAAGTGCTCTTTTCCCTTTGTGCATCTCCCATCTGAGTGTCATCGAAGTCCATGCGGTCTGCCTAATACAACATAATGTAATGGTAGTAACcgttgatgtttttattttagccgattggggtctggggagatggctcagtaggtaaagtgcttggtGCACAGGCGTGTGGGTCTGAGTTCAgatttcccagcagccatgtgaAACGGCATGGCAGCAATGTGTAATTCTGGTGctatgaaaggcagacacagacacctctagagctcactggccagcttgTCTACTAATTAATGGGCTACAGACTCCATGGAAGACTCTGGCCTCAGAAACATGAGGTGGAGACCTGGCCTCCACGTCTGTGTagattccccctcccccactcttagCTGATTGTGAAGTGTTTATTGGAAGCTCCTTAAAGGCTAGAACTTGCACTTCAGCTCTGACTCCATAGTGTGCTGCCTAAGTAGGAGCTGATTACTAACTGGCATGAGAACTTTAGTGGCTAGATGGAAGAGTGAGTAGGATGTAGTCATTACCTTCAGAAACCTGACCAAGACCATGTAAGCTTAGAGAAAGCTGGGAGTAACCAGAATCTTCCTGAAATATTCCACTGTCTGTCCTTGATTGGCGACGAATGAAGAGCTGGCTCTCGTCTTCCCACCCCAGCAGTGTCTGCTGTTCACTTCTCTCCTCCATAGCTTTGGCAAAGCAGGGACAGCAGCTACTGCATTTCTTCATGACACATCGGCTGATCTTAGTGTCAAAACACAACAGCAAAACATACAGCCCATATATCAGCAGCAACAGTGTGCTTTCATACCTATAAGTGGAGGAAGTTGGTGTTTAACTGtctagaatattttttaaacattatctTCTAACAAAAGCAGCATTAGAAAAGTCAAGGAACCATTCCTAAATACTTTTGTTGGCCCAGTTCTGGTTATAGTACTATTACAAACTCATTGATTAAAAACCTGATATTTTATTTAAGGATTATAAAGTCCATTGTCTATTTTTATAGATTCCTTTCAAATACTAGGCATAAAAATGCCTTGAAAATAGTTGGAAAGTTTTCAAAGTAAAACTAATAatagacattttaaattttatttctttgacatACTACATCTTTCCAAATATCTAATAATTGGGAAAGAATAAGTGTCTGTCAGATCTTCTGGTGCATGGACTTTTTGAAATATTTAGGATAAGTTAGATGTTGCCTGGAGCTTTGCAGTTTGAAAGTTGGAGGTGGGGTATTGTTGGCTTATGAGACAGTCTCAGtgtatagcccagactggccttgaatacTATATACCCTTGATTGGCCTCAAATACTCAAATTCACAATCCTCCTATCTCTTCTACTTCAGTTTTGGGATTTTAGAGCTGCATGCTATGCCTGGCCCCCTTTTGATGATTTAGTTTAGCTGATTTGGCTTATAAGAAATCAAAGATAttctaaaaaaatgaaattctagCATACAGCATGCCTATGCTTTGGTTTCCCACTTTACTAATTTTATCACATGTgaatattgttattttatttcacagCCAATGAATCACTTCTCTGCTGCagctaaaaaatacaaataaaaatgaattcctGATTTTTCTAATGAGGGAATGTGTTTAGGTACTTGGATATTTTTATGGTCCTTGTCACTTATAGGCGACAGCTGAATCCCAGGGTTCTTTGCTGTATAAGCAGCCcaatttttcatttctcttgtttTTCCCTGTTTGGGGGGTTCTCTggacacatgtacatgtgtggccatgtgtttttatatttctttcatgGTGCCCAGCATAATGACAAACACCTAGGAcaatgtttctcaacctgtgggtcatgaccttcTGGGGCTTGAGTGCTCTTGTGACAGGGGTTGTCCAAAAGCATCTACATATCAGATGTGTGCATAAGGATTCTTAAGAGTAGctaactacagttatgaagtagcaatgaaaatagttttatggttgggatcaTCACAGCATGaggcactgtattaaagggtcgcagcatcaggaaggttgagaaccactggtctcgGAGATGCTTGGGCCTATTTGGGAAGTTTATGACTGTCCACCAAgttagcttctttttttattttcttgggcATGCTAGGTACAGGGAAATTACGGGAAAgcagcaagtgtttttttttttttttttgatagtgaCATATAAACAATCTTGGTTGTTTAAAAAGGCTGCAGTTCCTTCTTTTCTGGGAGGATGGGAGAAACTGCAGAAATGGAGGTGCGCCTGCTTGCTCTCCAAGCTTTTTTGACTATTACCATTTCTAACCAAGGCCAGGTGAGCAACAGCCTAATAGAAGAGAGCGCCAGCAGTTGGAGCTTTAAGTGACAACAGCAACTTGGAAAGTCCTGAACAAAGGAAGAGTGGCTGTCTCCAGTGACTAGGAGAGGGAAGCAGACTGATGGAAAGGAAATGGCACAGTAGAGAAAAGCAGCCACCAGCAGTTGTGTGAAGCCATCAGCTGAGACTGGAGTAGCTGCTCAAGTGACAGGTCCTGGAGAAGTGAGTTGAAGTAACATTTTTGAAACACTACTAAGCcatcagacttcaaaaattctgCCTGTAATTATGTTTTACATAAGTGAGAATTATTTAAAGCTTACCAGTAAACTCGGTTGTCAAATATTATGGCAAAAACTGCTCCTACACTAACTGCGTACACTGCACAGTCTCGGAACAGGGGCCAGCATGAGAGTGTTGAAACCTGGAAAACGGTGGTTTGATTTACTGTGTGCATTACAGTATAAGTCGTTCAAGAACAATACTTAGTATAATATTGAAATCACTTGTATATTTGTGGTAAAATAATAAGTTTTGCatgttacatagagaaacaatCTTAAAGGAAAATTGTTTCTATACATGTACTGACTTTTATAAATTTGTATTTGTGAGTTAAATAAATTGAGTAAATGTTTTTCTAGTGGTTATTAAATTTGTCTGAAAGAATTTGTCGTGTCATGTTGTTCATCCCAGGCAGGTTTAGAACTTATCAAGACAATATATCTTATTGAATGGTTTTCTTACCATGTTGGCTAGCAGGCCACAGGCGGCACAGATGCCAAGGAGATTATAAATTGCAGATCCTAGTATGGTGCTGATACCAATATCTCCCTTTGTGAGAAATACACCTGGGAGCAAGATAGTAATAGCTAAGTTAAAGCTGACTTGAAACTAAAAACACACTGAATAAGCAGCAAGTCAAAGGAACAATATTTACCTAAAAAGGCAGTTACTAGTTCAGGGGCGGAGCTACCTGCGGCCATGAAAGTTGCACCTGCAACATCCTGTGACAGTCCAAGGgctaaaaataaaggaaatgatTACTATGATTGACAAAGTGACAGGAGTACACAATAGAGCTATGTAAAAAGATACTAAGAAATTATGCCGCTACATCACACCAATACTGACTGAAGCTGGAAAGTTAAAGGTTTAGGTTAGAAAATCCAGGCATCCCCTATGTTTGTAGCTTTTTCGTGAATTCGTTACTCAACATTTTTGCAGAGAGGGCAggcgaggtggctcagctggtaaaaatgcttgccatgtggcttagttagggtttccattgctgtgaagagacaccataaccaaagtAACTGATAAAAGGCCAACACTtatggggctggcttacagtttcagagggttagtctatGTCATCATAgcgggaagcatggcaacatGGAAATAGACCTGGTGCTGAAGGATCCAGGAGTTGTACATCTTGATCAAAAAGCAAGGAGGAGAGTGTCTTCTACGATGGGTAGAgcctgagcataggagatctcAAAGCTCCCCTCCCTGCAagtgacacattttctccaaaaagTACCTTTTCCAACAGGGTCACACCTAATGGTGCCACtctctatgggccaagcattcaaacacatgaatctatgggggctAAACTTATTCTGACCATGACACCATTCAAGTCAGGCAacctaaattcagttcccagaacccatgaaaGTATGAAAAGAGAAATCTGACTTGGTGGACttttcttttggcctccacaggtgcaCCATGACGTGTGCACGctcccatacacacacaagatgtctcaagagtttctgttgctgcacaaaacaccatgaccccctccccccaccaaaaaaggAAATTGGTGAGGAACGGGTTTATTTGGcctacacttccacattgctgtttgTCATCGAAGGAAATCAGGACTGGAACCTGGATGctggagttgatgcagaggccatggaggaatgttgcttactggcttgcttcctatggcttgttcagcctgcctgcttatagaacccaggactaccagtccagggatggaaccacccacaatcggctgggccctcccccattggtCACTAGTTGAAAAATGATGTcgagctggatctcatggaggcactTTCTGAACTGAGGCTCTTACTCGGATGAATCTTGCTTGTGTCAAGGATGAAtcttgcttgtgtcaagttgacaaaaccagCCAGGATACAAGATACTAAGGGCTCACCGGTTACGGGTGCTTGTCACTTAGCCCAATGGCTTGAGTtatattcccagaacccacaggacaGGAGATAACTGACAGTGCAAAAGTTGTCCCCTAATCTCAGCCTGTGTCACAGCATGTCTCCACTCCCAAATAAACAACTGTAAAATGAAGGAGGGGAGACAGAAAATTTGGGGCTGTTAACAACTCAGAGAAGATGGCTTCCATCTGTAGGTGAGCTTCAAAGACAGCTCCTTTGGAAACATCACAGTAGTTCAGGATTCCTAAGCTAACTTGGAAGAAGAAAGGTTTCT includes the following:
- the Slc24a5 gene encoding sodium/potassium/calcium exchanger 5 yields the protein MQTRWGPGWTRRVLQLGVIWVSAHLPVRGVSLPQRLPGDTGNGTQCAVSPASEFPEGFFTKQQSTDGGIVIYFLIILYMLMAVSIVCDKYFLPSLEIISDSLGLSQDVAGATFMAAGSSAPELVTAFLGVFLTKGDIGISTILGSAIYNLLGICAACGLLANMVSTLSCWPLFRDCAVYAVSVGAVFAIIFDNRVYWYESTLLLLIYGLYVLLLCFDTKISRCVMKKCSSCCPCFAKAMEERSEQQTLLGWEDESQLFIRRQSRTDSGIFQEDSGYSQLSLSLHGLGQVSEDPPSVFSMPEADLKRIFWVLSLPIITLLFLTTPDCRRKFWKNYFVITFFMSALWISAFTYILVWMVTITGETLAIPDTVMGLTLLAAGTSIPDTVASVLVARKGKGDMAVSNIVGSNVFDMLCLGLPWFIKTAFTNASAPVEVNSKGLTYITISLSISIIFLFLAVHFNSWKLDRKLGMVCLVLYLGLVTLSILYELGIIGNNRIMGCGF